A window of Apium graveolens cultivar Ventura chromosome 8, ASM990537v1, whole genome shotgun sequence contains these coding sequences:
- the LOC141679516 gene encoding uncharacterized protein LOC141679516: MLVDSGSTNNFISPAGVKNLGLTIIRCSPISVSVANGAQLSCTQRVNKVNLEIDGLTFYVDMRVLPIGGYDIILGVEWMKIVSPVVFDFEDNHISVWWQGKRTELNQKVKVPKVKVVTRNREVNKGDTCYLIRVMVVNKIESKAKMPEVVKGILEEFSDVFEEPKGLPPIRSQDHKILLQVGRAPVNCNPYKCPYVHKKKSRR, encoded by the coding sequence ATGTTGGTTGACAGTGGCTCAACCAACAATTTTATTTCACCAGCTGGAGTGAAGAATCTGGGCCTCACAATCATACGTTGTTCCCCCATATCAGTGTCTGTTGCAAATGGGGCACAATTAAGTTGTACACAGAGGGTAAACAAGGTCAATTTGGAAATTGATGGACTGACCTTTTATGTAGACATGAGGGTGCTACCCATTGGGGGTTATGATATCATTCTTGGGGTAGAATGGATGAAAATAGTCAGTCCTGTAGTTTTTGACTTTGAGGACAACCATATCAGTGTATGGTGGCAAGGGAAGAGGACTGAATTGAATCAAAAAGTTAAAGTTCCCAAGGTGAAGGTAGTTACAAGGAATAGAGAAGTCAACAAAGGGGACACTTGTTATCTAATTCGAGTGATGGTTGTTAATAAAATAGAAAGTAAAGCAAAAATGCCTGAAGTAGTGAAGGGAATATTAGAGGAGTTCTCAGATGTCTTCGAGGAACCTAAGGGATTACCTCCAATCAGAAGTCAGGATCATAAAATTCTATTACAAGTGGGAAGAGCACCAGTGAACTGCAACCCGTACAAATGCCCTTATGTGCATAAAAAGAAATCGAGAAGATAG